The Bacilli bacterium DNA segment AGGTTGGTGCGGACGGCAAGGCCAAGCTCTTTTGCCGCCTGGTCCGCTTCCGCTTTGCGCGTTGCGACATCGCCGTTGGAAGACAGCTCGGCGTGCGTCAGATCGCAAATGCCGACGCGCAGCCCCCTGGCCGTGTGTTTGGCTATCGTTGCGCCCATGCCGATTTCGGCATCGTCGGGATGGGCGGCGAAAACAAGCAAATCAAGCGGAGCGGTCATATGCTCTCACCCGGTTTATATTTATGCACAAGCTCCCGCCAGGCAAAATCGCCCCGATCCAATGCCCTCACCATAATTTCCGCGCAAGCGATGTTCGTGGCGACGGGGATGCTGTGCACGTCGCATAGTCTGAGCAACGCGATAATATCCGGCTCATGCGGCTGCGCCATCAACGGATCGCGCAAAAAAATGACCAAATCCATTTCATTTTGCGCCACAAGTGATCCAATCTGCTGATCCCCGCCAAGCGGGCCCGACATGAAGCGGTGTATCGTCAATCCGGTTTTTTCCGCAATCCTTAATCCCGTCGTGCCCGTAGCGTAAAGCTGATGTTTGCGAAATACGTGGGAATAGGCCAGCGCAAAATTGACCAGTTCTTCTTTTTTGCGGTCATGGGCAATAAACGCGATATTCATCCGCCAGTTCCTCCCCTAGTCGAGAAAATGCTCGAACCCGTAAACGATTCCTTGCACATCCAACACTTTTTTAACCGCGACGTTGACACCCGGCATGTAGCCCGCACGATCGTACGAGTCATGCCGGATTTTCAGCGTTTGGCCATGTCCGCCGAAAATAACTTCCTGTTGTGCAAACACGCCAGGGAGTCTTACGCTGTGAATGCGGAACCCGTTTATGTATCCCCCGCGCGCCCCTTCGATCACTTCCGTTTCATTCGGATTGCCCTGTTTGAGTTCTTGCCGCGACTGCGAAATCAATTCGGCCGTCTTGATCGAGGTGCCGGACGGAGCGTCCAGCTTTTGGTCGCCATGGTACTCGATAATTTCCACATGCGGCAAATATTTGGCAGCCTGCGCGGCGAATTTCATCATCAAAATCGCACCGATGGAAAAATTTGGCGCGATGATGCCGCCGATTTGCTGTTCGCGCGCCAGCTTGTCCAACAATGCGATATCTTCAGGCGAAAAGCCCGTTGTGCCGACAACCGGCCTTACTTTCAGGCGGATAGCGGTTTTTACGTTATTCATCACCGTATGGGGGGTTGTAAAATCCACCATGACGTCTGCATGCGATTGCACCAACGCCAATTCCAGGTCGCTTTCGATCGCGACGCCGCAAGCGCTTTTTCCAACGATCGTGCCGGCATCGCTGCCTGTAGCTGAAGGGTCGATTGCCGCCACCAATTGCAACTCGCTGTCTTCCAACACCATCTTGACCACTTCGCGCCCCATTCTGCCGCAAGCGCCGGTTACTGCCACTCTGATTGCCATAACGTTTTCACCTAATTCCTTTCCATAGCGAGAATCCATTCGTTACTTAAATTGCTCGTTATATTCTTTAAGTAATTTTGCCCCAAGCTCATGCTGCGGGTCAAGCCTGATTACTTCTTCGAGCGAACGGATCGCCTGATCGTAACGGCGCAATGCGGCATATGCCGCTCCCAACAACAGATGTCCGTCCACATTCAATGGGTCCAACGCCGTCGCCCGTTCCAGCAATTCAATCGCTTCCGCATGCCGGTCGTGCCGTTTGCGCAAGGCCAGTTCGGCCTGCCGCACCAGATCCCGGGCTGTGATGTGCTGAAGATGAAACAGATATTTCTCGTTGCCGTTTGCGAAGCCCGCGGCCGCCCGGGCGTGAAAAAGCGCTTTATCCAGCTTGTCGCTGCGCGCGTAGGTGATCGATAATTTATAATGATACTCCGCGTTGTCCGGATCTTTGGCGATCGCCTGTTCAAACCAATCGATCGCCTGGGCAAAATTTTGGTCCAAAATCGACTCGTACGCTTTCAGAATTTCTTTTTTTTCACCCATCCGCCATCCTCCTTACCATGAAGGATGGTACAGCATATGACGCTTACGGTCATTCGGTGTGTAACCGGGTCCAGCGATCTTTGTCGCGCGTATTGAATTTCTCCATGACCTTGTCGTGCGCCGCGGTCAAATCAATCCCCAGCGAATTGGCGAAACAAATCACGATGAATAAAATATCACCAAGTTCCATTTCCACCGTATTTTCTTTTTCGTCGGCCCTTTTCGGCTTCTCGCCATACCGGTGATTGATTTCCCTGGCCAATTCGCCTACTTCCTCGGTCATTCTCGCCATCATCGCAAGCGGGCTGAAATAGCCTTCCTTGAATTGGGAGATGTAGGCGTCCACTTCGTTTTGCAGCTGACGCATCGTTTTATCGGACAAAAAGTTCATCCCTTCCTTTGCCAACGCCCGGATTCGGACACCTACATGTTAGCGCAAAAAGAAAGGCAACTCAAATGTTTTGTTGCCCGGGACGCGATTTGCTTGAATGCTTCACCCACCGGAGAAGGCTCAATCATCAGGATCAATTCTAACGGACGCGACAGAGGCTATTTCGGGTTTTACGTCCGGATTTCGAGTTTAACAGACGTAGGCGAGCTTATTTTAGCATTTTGCGCGGTATTCAGGTGAAAAAACGGCGAATAGCCGCTGTGGCGCCCGTTAAAATTTTTGCCCAGCCTATTTTCGGCAAATAGCCTCTGCTACGTCCGTTAGCGCTGGGTGGGAGGGGAGAGTATTTTTATACCCTTAGGGATTAGTTTACCAATCTACGGGTATTT contains these protein-coding regions:
- the mgsA gene encoding methylglyoxal synthase; this translates as MNIAFIAHDRKKEELVNFALAYSHVFRKHQLYATGTTGLRIAEKTGLTIHRFMSGPLGGDQQIGSLVAQNEMDLVIFLRDPLMAQPHEPDIIALLRLCDVHSIPVATNIACAEIMVRALDRGDFAWRELVHKYKPGESI
- the dapB gene encoding 4-hydroxy-tetrahydrodipicolinate reductase, which translates into the protein MAIRVAVTGACGRMGREVVKMVLEDSELQLVAAIDPSATGSDAGTIVGKSACGVAIESDLELALVQSHADVMVDFTTPHTVMNNVKTAIRLKVRPVVGTTGFSPEDIALLDKLAREQQIGGIIAPNFSIGAILMMKFAAQAAKYLPHVEIIEYHGDQKLDAPSGTSIKTAELISQSRQELKQGNPNETEVIEGARGGYINGFRIHSVRLPGVFAQQEVIFGGHGQTLKIRHDSYDRAGYMPGVNVAVKKVLDVQGIVYGFEHFLD
- a CDS encoding tetratricopeptide repeat protein, with the translated sequence MGEKKEILKAYESILDQNFAQAIDWFEQAIAKDPDNAEYHYKLSITYARSDKLDKALFHARAAAGFANGNEKYLFHLQHITARDLVRQAELALRKRHDRHAEAIELLERATALDPLNVDGHLLLGAAYAALRRYDQAIRSLEEVIRLDPQHELGAKLLKEYNEQFK
- a CDS encoding nucleotide pyrophosphohydrolase, whose product is MSDKTMRQLQNEVDAYISQFKEGYFSPLAMMARMTEEVGELAREINHRYGEKPKRADEKENTVEMELGDILFIVICFANSLGIDLTAAHDKVMEKFNTRDKDRWTRLHTE